One window of Arthrobacter oryzae genomic DNA carries:
- the ruvB gene encoding Holliday junction branch migration DNA helicase RuvB: MAEPSLVGGGEEPEERVIEAALRPRNLHDFVGQHRVRKQLSLVLEASRMRGRSADHVLLSGPPGLGKTTLSMIIAAEMNAPLRISSGPAIQHAGDLAAILSSLSEGEVLFLDEIHRMSRPAEEMLYMAMEDFRVDIVVGKGAGATAIPLELPPFTLVGATTRAGLLPGPLRDRFGFTGHLEFYSVEELELVLRRSAGLLDLKVNSAGFSEIAGRSRGTPRIANRLLRRVRDWALVHGIEQIDARAASAALDMYEVDKRGLDRLDRSVLEALITKFGGGPVGLSTLAIAVGEEPETVETVAEPFLVREGLLGRTPRGRIAMAPAWTHLGYAVPDGVFGQEALTLFDAEDLGVEPVAEWLPNGQ; the protein is encoded by the coding sequence GTGGCTGAGCCGTCCCTGGTCGGCGGGGGAGAGGAACCGGAGGAACGGGTCATCGAGGCGGCCCTCCGGCCCAGGAACCTGCATGACTTCGTGGGCCAGCACCGTGTCCGCAAACAGCTGTCGCTGGTGCTGGAAGCATCGCGGATGCGCGGACGCAGCGCCGACCATGTCCTGCTCTCCGGCCCGCCCGGACTCGGCAAGACCACGTTGTCCATGATCATCGCGGCCGAGATGAATGCTCCACTGCGGATCAGCAGCGGTCCGGCCATCCAGCACGCCGGCGACCTGGCAGCCATCCTTTCCTCGCTGTCCGAGGGTGAAGTCCTTTTCCTTGACGAAATCCACCGCATGTCCCGGCCGGCAGAGGAAATGCTGTACATGGCTATGGAAGATTTCCGGGTGGACATCGTGGTGGGCAAGGGGGCGGGAGCCACGGCAATTCCACTCGAGCTGCCGCCCTTTACGCTCGTGGGCGCCACCACCCGCGCCGGGCTTTTGCCCGGCCCGCTGCGGGACAGGTTCGGCTTCACGGGGCACCTGGAATTCTACTCAGTCGAGGAACTGGAGCTGGTCCTGAGGCGGTCGGCCGGTCTGTTGGACCTGAAGGTCAACTCGGCGGGGTTCAGCGAAATCGCGGGCCGGTCCCGGGGCACGCCCCGAATCGCGAACCGCCTCCTTCGCCGCGTCCGCGACTGGGCACTGGTCCACGGCATCGAACAAATCGACGCGCGGGCGGCGTCCGCCGCGCTGGACATGTATGAAGTGGACAAGCGGGGGCTTGACCGTCTGGACCGCTCCGTCCTCGAAGCCCTGATCACCAAGTTCGGCGGCGGCCCGGTGGGACTGTCCACCCTGGCCATTGCCGTGGGCGAGGAACCGGAAACAGTGGAAACCGTCGCGGAGCCGTTCCTTGTCCGCGAGGGGCTTCTGGGGCGAACGCCCCGTGGCCGGATCGCCATGGCTCCGGCCTGGACGCACCTGGGCTATGCGGTTCCGGACGGCGTGTTCGGCCAGGAGGCGCTGACGCTGTTCGACGCGGAAGACCTCGGCGTGGAACCGGTGGCGGAGTGGCTTCCGAACGGCCAATAG
- the ruvA gene encoding Holliday junction branch migration protein RuvA: MISFLRGTVAHVGLSSAVIDLNGAGMSVNATPQTLSGLRTGEEGKLFTSLIVREDSLTLFGFASDDEREVFDVLLSVSGVGPRLALAVLAVHDPEAIRVAAHTGDGKAFTKVPGIGPKVAGRIVLELAGKLVPHGTGAAAAPAAAAAAPWKPQVVAAMTSLGWSEKDAAASIDKALSDSPELEAGGQVAEILRATLRWLGQDGARAGNRVGTRG, from the coding sequence TTGATCAGTTTTCTCCGCGGAACCGTAGCGCACGTCGGGTTGTCCTCCGCCGTGATCGACCTCAACGGTGCCGGCATGAGCGTAAACGCCACACCCCAGACCCTCAGCGGGCTGCGCACCGGCGAGGAAGGCAAGCTCTTCACGTCCCTCATTGTGCGCGAGGATTCCCTGACGCTGTTTGGATTCGCCAGCGACGACGAACGTGAAGTCTTCGATGTCCTGCTCAGTGTGAGCGGCGTGGGGCCGCGGCTGGCCCTGGCTGTGCTGGCCGTCCACGACCCCGAAGCGATCCGCGTTGCGGCGCATACCGGCGACGGCAAGGCCTTCACGAAGGTTCCCGGCATCGGGCCCAAGGTCGCTGGAAGGATTGTCCTGGAGCTTGCCGGGAAACTGGTGCCGCACGGGACCGGCGCGGCGGCAGCGCCCGCAGCAGCAGCCGCCGCGCCGTGGAAGCCGCAGGTGGTGGCAGCCATGACGAGCCTCGGCTGGTCCGAAAAGGACGCCGCCGCCAGCATCGACAAAGCGCTCTCGGATTCCCCGGAACTCGAAGCGGGCGGCCAGGTGGCCGAGATCCTGCGGGCCACTCTGCGGTGGCTTGGCCAGGACGGCGCCCGCGCCGGCAACAGGGTAGGCACCCGTGGCTGA
- a CDS encoding YebC/PmpR family DNA-binding transcriptional regulator, translating to MSGHSKWATTKHKKAILDSRRAKSFAKLIKNIEVAARMGGPDLAGNPGLELAVTKAKKTSVPADNIDRAIKRGAGLTGEVVDYTEIMYECRGPQGSALLIECLTDNKNRAASEVRLAISRNGGTIADPGSVSYLFSRKGVVTLPKNGLSEDDVLMAVLDAGAEEVKDNGDNWEIHSDPKDLQAIRDALKDAGIDYDTDEAEFVPSMEVPLDLDAAKKFMKLVDALEELDDVQNVYSNADLSDEVQAALEAE from the coding sequence ATGTCAGGCCACTCCAAATGGGCGACGACCAAGCACAAGAAGGCCATCCTTGATAGCCGCCGGGCAAAGTCGTTCGCCAAGCTGATCAAGAACATCGAAGTCGCGGCCCGCATGGGCGGCCCTGACCTCGCCGGCAACCCCGGTTTGGAACTTGCCGTCACCAAGGCAAAGAAGACCTCCGTTCCCGCGGACAACATCGACCGCGCCATCAAGCGCGGCGCCGGCCTCACCGGCGAAGTGGTGGACTACACGGAGATCATGTACGAATGCCGCGGCCCGCAGGGTTCGGCCCTGCTGATCGAGTGCCTCACGGACAACAAGAACCGCGCCGCCTCCGAGGTCCGGCTCGCCATTTCCCGCAACGGCGGCACCATCGCCGATCCCGGCTCGGTCAGCTACCTCTTTTCCCGCAAAGGCGTTGTCACGCTGCCCAAGAACGGACTCAGCGAGGACGACGTCCTGATGGCCGTGCTCGATGCCGGTGCAGAGGAAGTCAAGGACAACGGAGACAACTGGGAAATCCACTCGGATCCCAAGGACCTGCAGGCGATCCGCGACGCCCTCAAGGACGCCGGGATCGACTATGACACCGATGAAGCTGAGTTCGTCCCGTCCATGGAGGTCCCGCTGGACCTCGATGCCGCCAAGAAGTTCATGAAGCTGGTGGACGCCCTGGAAGAGCTCGACGACGTCCAGAACGTCTACAGCAACGCCGACCTCAGCGACGAAGTGCAGGCCGCACTGGAAGCCGAGTGA
- the pdxT gene encoding pyridoxal 5'-phosphate synthase glutaminase subunit PdxT has protein sequence MTNPPSTDYSRAGAGLRIGVLALQGDFREHLRAAEAMGATGIGIRRPSELDGIDGLIIPGGESTTIDKLARAFEVADPLRKLIADGLPVYGSCAGMILLADEIADPATDLEGNPQQTFGGLDITVRRNAFGRQRESFETDLEFKGLGFSDTGSGVAPVHAVFIRGPWVERAGPGVEVLAQVEPADPEHASHAAALQGTARIVAVRSGHLLATSFHPEVTGEKRVHELFIRMIRGEA, from the coding sequence ATGACCAACCCCCCTTCCACGGACTACTCCCGCGCGGGTGCGGGCCTGCGAATCGGTGTCCTGGCCCTCCAGGGCGACTTCCGGGAGCACCTGCGCGCGGCAGAAGCAATGGGCGCCACGGGCATCGGAATCCGGCGCCCGTCCGAACTTGACGGCATTGACGGCCTGATCATTCCCGGCGGCGAGTCCACCACTATCGACAAACTTGCACGGGCCTTCGAAGTCGCCGATCCCTTGCGGAAACTGATCGCCGACGGGCTGCCCGTATACGGCTCCTGTGCAGGCATGATCCTGCTCGCCGATGAGATCGCGGACCCGGCCACGGACCTTGAAGGAAACCCGCAGCAGACGTTCGGCGGACTGGACATCACTGTCCGCCGTAACGCGTTCGGCCGCCAGCGCGAGTCTTTCGAGACAGATCTTGAATTCAAGGGACTGGGTTTCAGCGACACCGGTTCGGGGGTGGCCCCGGTGCACGCGGTGTTTATCCGCGGTCCCTGGGTGGAGCGTGCAGGCCCCGGCGTGGAGGTCTTGGCCCAGGTGGAGCCCGCGGATCCGGAGCACGCCTCGCATGCGGCGGCGCTACAGGGGACGGCTAGAATTGTTGCAGTGCGTTCAGGCCACCTGCTGGCCACCTCCTTCCACCCGGAAGTGACGGGGGAGAAGCGCGTGCATGAACTGTTTATTCGAATGATCAGAGGAGAAGCGTAA
- the ruvC gene encoding crossover junction endodeoxyribonuclease RuvC: MTLRVLGVDPGLTRCGIGVVDVEKNRRATMVAVGVVGTSPDESLDQRLLLIATSIDDWLDRYEPHVLAVERVFSQLNVSTVMGVAQASGVVIAAAARRGIPVALHTPSEVKAAVTGSGTSNKDAVTKLVTKILRLDAPPRPADAADALALAITHAWRAGSGAAISTTGPGSSALTPAQRAWAEAEAKARRAR; this comes from the coding sequence TTGACCCTCCGAGTATTGGGAGTCGACCCGGGCCTCACCCGTTGCGGCATCGGCGTCGTGGACGTCGAGAAGAACAGGCGCGCCACCATGGTGGCCGTCGGCGTGGTGGGCACGTCGCCCGATGAAAGCCTGGACCAGCGGCTACTCCTGATCGCCACGTCGATCGATGACTGGCTGGACCGCTACGAACCCCACGTGCTCGCCGTGGAGCGGGTGTTTTCCCAGCTGAACGTCAGCACGGTGATGGGGGTTGCCCAGGCGTCCGGCGTGGTGATTGCCGCCGCCGCCCGGCGCGGCATCCCCGTTGCCCTGCACACGCCGTCGGAAGTCAAGGCGGCCGTGACCGGCAGCGGAACATCCAACAAGGATGCCGTGACGAAACTCGTCACCAAGATCCTCCGCCTGGATGCCCCGCCCCGCCCCGCCGACGCCGCCGATGCGCTGGCGCTGGCCATCACCCACGCGTGGCGGGCGGGCAGCGGAGCGGCCATCTCTACCACGGGACCGGGCAGTTCGGCGTTGACCCCGGCGCAGCGGGCATGGGCCGAGGCGGAAGCCAAGGCGCGCCGGGCACGCTGA
- the yajC gene encoding preprotein translocase subunit YajC, with the protein MTILLFVMLGVFIFMMFRRNKKTQQQQATLQSQFAPGVEVMTSFGLYGRIVSIDEDENKVVIELSPGNLATVHRQAVTKIVEPVVAAEEPTVVPDDASSLTGHDADRTDAVNRTEAVRTDAVNETPEESLKRLNDEGKKDS; encoded by the coding sequence ATGACCATCCTGCTCTTCGTGATGCTCGGAGTCTTCATCTTCATGATGTTCCGCCGCAACAAGAAGACCCAGCAGCAGCAGGCAACGCTTCAGTCGCAGTTCGCACCGGGCGTCGAGGTCATGACGAGCTTCGGTCTCTACGGCCGCATCGTCTCCATCGACGAGGACGAAAACAAGGTCGTCATCGAACTGTCCCCGGGCAACCTGGCCACCGTGCACCGCCAGGCCGTCACCAAGATCGTTGAGCCGGTTGTTGCTGCCGAAGAGCCCACCGTTGTTCCGGACGACGCCTCGTCCCTGACCGGGCACGACGCCGACCGCACCGACGCCGTCAACCGCACCGAGGCTGTCCGCACTGACGCCGTCAACGAGACGCCCGAAGAATCGCTGAAGCGTCTCAACGACGAAGGCAAGAAAGACAGCTAG